From the genome of Solanum pennellii chromosome 6, SPENNV200:
cacatatttaattaaatataggcTAAAGAgtatagggtcttaaataaattatcactttagcccataaactatcgattaattaattcaaggtaagcaaatattcaaaatttccaaaaatgacctttcgggtcattacattatccaccactaaaaatcatgttcgtcctcgaacatagaGTAAAAGTAATTACCTGAagcttcaaaaagttgaggatatCTGGCACGCATGTCAGACTCAGTCTCCCAAGTTGCCTCTCCCACTGATCGGTGCTTCCATTGCACCTTCACTGAAGCAATCTCTTTGGTCCTAAGCTTTCGAATTTGCCTATCCAAAATagctataggctcctcctcaaatgTCAGGTCTGGACCCAGCTCCACAGAATCGAGTGAAATCACATGAGATTCATCCGGAATATACTTccgaagcatagagacatggaaaacaggatgaactgccgacaaactaggtggcaaggccaacttataggccacctctcccactcggctcaaaatctcaaaaggtccaatgaacctagggctaagcttgcccttctttccaaacctcatcacacccttcatgggtgatactcgaagccaaacatgatcaccctccataaacaccAAAGCTCTAACTCTCCGGTCTGCATAACTCTTCTGTCGACTTTGGGCTGTCAACAGTCTATACTGAATCATACGGACTTGCTCCATAGCATCTCTAAGCAAGTCTgtatccaaagagtccatctcCGCCGAATCAAACCAACCTATCGGAGACCTACACCGTCttccatacaatgcctcaaatggggccatttggatactagagtgataactgttattataggcaaactccgctaagggtaaatgTTGATCCCATCTAGCACCaaaatcgatcacacacgctcgaagcatatcttccaatacctgaatGGTCCGCTCAGAttgaccatctgtctgagggtgaaatgccgtactcatatctaactgggtacccagaccatgttgtaatgccttccagaaatgagaagtaaatagtgaaccccgatctgatatgatagaaatcggaactccatgtagtcgcacaatctgactgatatatagctcggctaacttttctgccgtatacttcacccgaaccggaatgaagtgggcagacttggtcagcctatcaacaataacccaaatagagtcataaccacccactgtggtaggcaaacccacaacaaagtccatagtaatccgctcccacttccaagtaggaataggcatcctctgagatacacccccgggccgctggtgctcacacttgacctgctggcaagtcaaacacctcgaaacaaagtctgaaatatctctcttcatcccacaccaccagtaatgctgactcagatcatgatacatcttcgccgctcccggatggatggaataccGAGTACAATGGGCCTCCTCAAGAATCAATCTAATGAAATCGCCTGTCCTGGGCACACAAATTCTGCCTCCGATCCGCAAGACGCCATCAGAATCAAGGACAGCCTCCTTAGCTTCTCCTCTCAATACTTTGTCTCGAATgagacataatttttcatcatcaaactggtgtgcacggatttgctcgactaaagaagaccgagcctcaataaaagcaatcatcccATCACTCTCTTCTGAAATCTGCAAGCGGACAAGACTGTTAGCTAATATCTGcacatctctagccaatggtctctcctcaatactaagcgctgcaagactccccatgctaggagtcttcctactcagagcatcggccacaacattggcctttcctggatgatacagaatggtcacatcatagtccttcagcaactcaagccatctccgttgcctcaagttcaaatccctctggctaaagatatactgaagactccgatgatcagtgaagatctcacaatgcactccatacaaataatgacgccataacttcagtacaaataccacagccgccaactccagatcatgagtagggtagttcttctcatgggacttcaattgcctagaagcataagcaatcactttccccttctgcatcaacacaccacccaaaccaactcctgaagcatcacaatacacagtaaAGTCTACACCTTCCTCAGGTAGAGTCAACACAGGAGcagaagtcaacaaagtcttgagcttttgaaaactctcctcacactcatcagaccactgaaaacccacatcctgtcgagtcaatctagtcaatggagctgcaatagtagagaaactctgaacaaatcgtcgataatagcctgccaatcccacaaaactcctaatctcagtaggtgaagtaggtcgcgtccagcctctaactgcctcaattttggccggatctactctaataccctccttggacaccacgtgccccaagaatgtcacagaagtaagccagaactcacactttgagaacttggcatacaacttctcttctctcaacctctgaagtacaatcctcaggtgtcggacatggtcctcctcagtcttagagtaaaccaagatgtcatcgatgaaaacaatcacaaaagaatcaaggtatggtcgaaacaccccattcatcaactccatgaatgctgcaggggcattagtcaatccgaaggacatcactagaaactcataatgcccataccgggtccgaaaagctgtcttagggatatctgatgccctaatcttcaactgatgatacccagacctcaaatcaatcttagagaacaatgatgctccctgtaactgatcaaataagtcatcaatacgcggaagaggatacttattcttcactgttaccttgttcaactgtctgtaatcaatacacattctcatagtcccatccttcttcttcacaaacaatacaggggcaccccaaggtgatacactagggcgaataaaacccttactcaataaatcctgcaactgatccttcaattctttcaactctgctggagccatacggtatggagggatagaaataggcttagtgcccggctccaaatcaatagcaaaatcgatatccctatcgggaggaacacctggaagatcagaaggaaatacatcgagaaacTCCTGAACCACGGGAACAGATTCCATGGGAGGTGGTTCAACACTAGTATCCCGAATAAAagctaagtaagacaaacaccccCTCTCCACCAACCTCTGAGCACGGATAAAAGAGATGACCTTTCTAGGATAAGAACCACTAACACTCTTCCACTCAACCCTCGGAACACCAGGCATTGCTAAAGTCACAGTCTTGgcattacaatcaaggacagcatgataaggagaaagccaatccatacccaagataacatcaaagtctaccatccccagaatgattaagtctacccaagtgtcatacccagccaaagaaacaagacaggatcgatacactcgatccaccactaagggcttgcccacgggtgtagaaacacgaataggtacagtcatgctatcacatatcatatcaaatttagcagcaaaatacgtagacacataagagaatgtagaacctggatcaaacaacacagacgcaggtcgatggcatactgggatgatacctgtaataacagcatcagaggtctccgcctcaggtctcccggggaaagcatagcaGTGGCCTCCTCGTCCACCTCCATCCTGGGTGGTACCTCTACCCCCACTCTGCTGAGCTGCAACACCACTACTAGAAACTCTATCACCTCTACCTGACTGAACTCTGCCACGACCTCTACCCTGTGGTGCTGGTGGTCTAGTCTGGAATGAAGAATTAGGTCGAGGCCCACCACGACCCCTTTGTGAAGTACACTGCCGCATTAGATGATCGGGAtctccacaagtaaaacaaaatctctGACCTGGGAACTGTTGTGTGGACCCTGAAAACCCACTATAATTGCCTCGCCCTGTAGGTCGCTGCTGTGAACCGTACGAGCCCTGACCTGGGCCATAAGAACCCCTAGATGTCTGGCCACCCTCAAATGTCGGCATAGATGCATGAATAGGTCCCCGCTGCTGAAAAGAACCACTCACTCTCTGTGATCCCCTACCTCCAGATGAGGCACCATGAAACTGGCCTGATATACGGGCCCTTTTAGGgtccccaaactcctctctctccatcaATTCCGCCTCTTTGGCGGCGCTCACAATGGACTGGAAAGAAGTCCCCTCCCTAGATGTCCGAAACACAGCTGACCTGATAGAGAAAGTCAATCCCCTCACGAATCTGCGGATCCTCTCTGTCTCATTTGGAATAATGGCCAACGCATGCCTAGACAACTGGCAAAAACGCGCCTCATACTCTGTAACCGATAAACCATCCTGTCTcagactctcaaacctcaagcgACTCTCCTCTCTCACGCTCCATGGGATAAAACGATCTTGGAATGCGCTAGCAAACtgctcccaagtcactggaGGAGATCCAACTGGCAAACATCCCGAATAAGTCCTCCACCAGTCTCTCGCTGGTCCACGAAGCTGGAGTGTAGCATATCTAACCCCATGTGACTCAGCTAatccaaccacctctagtaactctcggcaggtagttagaaactcatgagcGTCCTCGCTCTTCCCACCCTGAAACTGAGGTGGGTCCATCTTTCGAAATCTCTCATACCTACGCTGCTCATCCTCTGTCAGAACAACCATCGATGCAACTTGACCCCCAACTGctggtgcaacatcattctgAACCGCGGGATCTACTGGTAGTTGCCCCACCGCATCCTGAACAACTGGAGCTTGTTGCTGCTCTTGGGTCTGAGCCCCCTCTCTAGTACGAGAGTCATGTGGTGTGGTAGTCGCACCACCACCCTGAGAAAAGCCCTCTAGCACActtaacaccctcaatagtgtatCCTGAAGCAAAGGTGTGACTACGGGATCTGGAGGAACCTGGTCCTCTCTGTCATCAATCTGAGGTTCGGTAGAGACCTCTCTAGCACGACCTCTCACTGGTGCTGCTCCACGTCCACGACCTCTGGCTACTGTCGCACTACTAGCACGACCTCTAGCTCGAGATCTACCCCTACCTCTAGCTGGGGCCTCAACAACTGCCTCGGGAAGTgcctcccctctaccaccagtaacattagttctagtcctcgtcatctgtcaaaagagtatacaacaacTCAGTACTAAAGAAGGTGACTACGcacgatgagaaagaatgaacaaaaagaagTTTTCCTAGTAATCCTTGTAGCCTCTcaaagataagtacagacgtctccgtactgatccttgagactctacgtagactcggcttgtatacacgtgagacctatgaacctggggctctgataccattttgtcacgacccaaaaaagggtgtgatggcactcgtcttatcccaccaagacaagtcagcctaaaacccaatatctaacaaagtgcggaagtaaatgacaatccaacaacaatttctattatgaaaccaagtcatattaattcaatccccaaaaccaggttgtcacgtgcacaagcctctaatgtaaatattagaattgaaataaaatagaagtctaaaatgaagttgtctttcaagtaaaaacaaagtcataaactggagtaggaaagttcgctgagatgacaagcagctacctcacaatcctccacaagatgcctcggaaacgaaaagaatggaaggtatcacaaaaatccgggctcgtaacctacaaaaatttgtagaagcaaggggtgagtaccaaaccacgcggtacccaacaagcaaacctctaaacacaagttaagtgaacaaaatacgggtactccttacaccatatctaaacctccacgctacagtctaatagtttacagtttaccaaacacaccactcaataaccacactctatcagtttacacattctcaataacaactcaatattcaacagtcacaagcttcacagagaaataatcacaagatcagcaaaacacatgttcaagttcatcaataataaaaatgtgcaatgccatgagatgcaatgtcaaatatcgtgatgcatgtctttcctaacgatacacacccgctgtctctcaggccgggacccatgggggacatatctgtccatgcatctgtcgcggcgcacgacacgaccctcgataaaatagtaaccttcgcggcgcgcgatacgtccctcgaaatataatatccatcgcggcgcgcgatacgaccctcggaAATAGTACATcatcctcttaccacaaccatgtctcagatacaatgcaaatgacatgctcaaatgaaaaggagGGGATAACCatttgataacaaagcacaatttacaacaagaaatacaacaccaacaattaaacaacaagtctccaaatcattctcaacatcacacaaggaaatacacgaatttcgtacgcttaacaagagtttagaaatccacttgcctcaatcaCTCT
Proteins encoded in this window:
- the LOC107022541 gene encoding uncharacterized protein LOC107022541, coding for MTRTRTNVTGGRGEALPEAVVEAPARGRGRSRARGRASSATVARGRGRGAAPVRGRAREVSTEPQIDDREDQVPPDPVVTPLLQDTLLRVLSVLEGFSQGGGATTTPHDSRTREGAQTQEQQQAPVVQDAVGQLPVDPAVQNDVAPAVGGQVASMVVLTEDEQRRYERFRKMDPPQFQGGKSEDAHEFLTTCRELLEVVGLAESHGVRYATLQLRGPARDWWRTYSGCLPVGSPPVTWEQFASAFQDRFIPWSVREESRLRFESLRQDGLSVTEYEARFCQLSRHALAIIPNETERIRRFVRGLTFSIRSAVFRTSREGTSFQSIVSAAKEAELMEREEFGDPKRARISGQFHGASSGGRGSQRVSGSFQQRGPIHASMPTFEGGQTSRGSYGPGQGSYGSQQRPTGRGNYSGFSGSTQQFPGQRFCFTCGDPDHLMRQCTSQRGRGGPRPNSSFQTRPPAPQGRGRGRVQSGRGDRVSSSGVAAQQSGGRGTTQDGGGRGGHCYAFPGRPEAETSDAVITELGPDLTFEEEPIAILDRQIRKLRTKEIASVKVQWKHRSVGEATWETESDMRARYPQLFEASGNYFYSMFEDEHDF